The following nucleotide sequence is from Atribacterota bacterium.
GAACTTTTTGGGCATTCTCAGCCAATCCTTCTCGTATCAGATTTTTCTGGATAAGGTTTCTTCCGGGGTGTCTCTGCCTGAACTTGCCCGAGAAATGTGGCCTCTGGGAGAATTTTCGGATTTCCAAGTTCCCACCGGTGATGTCAACAAGACATTCGTGGCCCTGGCACGTGCGTTTTCTCGGAAGGTCGGGATTTCCTGGGAAACCACCGGCCACACTGGAAAGAACGTACCGGTTTTTCTGTGGGGACAGCCTGAACCTTCTTGCATCTTCCAGGACAACACCGATGTTTTTAAAATCCTGAAGGATTGCCTAAAGAGGTGACTCAGGCTTCTTCCTCTTTTTCTTCTAAATGGATTTCCTGTTGGTCGGAGTCGACCCAGATCAGTTCAGCAAATCGACCCCAATGGAGCATTGCGTTTTTAATTTTTTGGACTTCTTCCGTGGTGAAGTCTCTGGTGATGAGCTGGTCCAAGTATTCCATGCCCACGGTGTGTTCTTCGCTTTGGGTGAGGAAGGAAAGTAACTCTTTGAAAACGGGAATTTCGAGTAACGTGGTAGCGATAATCTTTTTCCGTTCTTCCTGGCTACTCTGGACAAAATGTTTTCCCTTGGGAGTGAAGAAGACATCTCCAGCATCGTACTCGATAAAACCAAGTAATCTGGCGGTTTCCAAAACGCTGAGAAGTTGCTCTAACTGGTGATCGATGTTCTTGCCTAACCTGTAAACGTCTATTTTTCCCGATTCGTCGTCTAAAATTTCTAAAAATCCAATGACTTCGCTTACCCCTGCTTTAAGGTAAGGACCGGTTTCATCGTCCATCACGTTTCACCTGCAAACCCTATTATACCATTTCACTTACTGATGTGGCTACTCACGATAAGCGCGTAGAGGTGATCCAGGATGGATTCGAACTCTTTGGAGTGAACGTCTCGGGGACGGGGTAGGGAAACTTCGATTTCTCCCACGACTTTACTGGGACGGGTGCTGAGCACCACGATACGGTCGGACATGAGAATGGCTTCTTCGATGTTATGAGTGACCATGACTACCGAACGAATGGAGAGCTTACCACTGGTCCACAATTTGAGGAATTCCTCGCGAAGGTCAGCAGCGGTAAGGACGTCAAGGGAGGAAAACGGTTCATCCATGAATAAAATCTCTGGTTCTACCGCCAGGGCACGGGCAAATCCCACTCTCTGTTTCATACCTCCAGAGAGTTCTCGGGGATATGCGTCTTCGAAAGAATCGAGACCCACAAGGTCGATGTATTTTAAAGCAGTACGGATGCGTTGTCGGGGAGGAATACCCCGGGCTTCGAGCACCAGTTCGATGTTTTCCTGAACAGTGAGCCAGGGAATCAGAGCGAAGTTTTGAAAAACAATCGATGCGTTGGGATTGGGTCCAGAAAGTGGTTGCTCTTTATAAAGAACCTGTCCTTTGGTTGGGGGGACGAGACCGGCGGCAATGCGAACCACGGTCGATTTTCCTGAACCAGATGGACCAACGATGACCACAAATTCCCCTTCTTTCACCACAAGGTCGATCTCATCGATGACAGAAAAATATTTCCCTTTCTCGATATACGCTTTAGTGATTTCTTTA
It contains:
- a CDS encoding AAA-associated domain-containing protein — encoded protein: MDDETGPYLKAGVSEVIGFLEILDDESGKIDVYRLGKNIDHQLEQLLSVLETARLLGFIEYDAGDVFFTPKGKHFVQSSQEERKKIIATTLLEIPVFKELLSFLTQSEEHTVGMEYLDQLITRDFTTEEVQKIKNAMLHWGRFAELIWVDSDQQEIHLEEKEEEA
- a CDS encoding ABC transporter ATP-binding protein encodes the protein MVLLELKEITKAYIEKGKYFSVIDEIDLVVKEGEFVVIVGPSGSGKSTVVRIAAGLVPPTKGQVLYKEQPLSGPNPNASIVFQNFALIPWLTVQENIELVLEARGIPPRQRIRTALKYIDLVGLDSFEDAYPRELSGGMKQRVGFARALAVEPEILFMDEPFSSLDVLTAADLREEFLKLWTSGKLSIRSVVMVTHNIEEAILMSDRIVVLSTRPSKVVGEIEVSLPRPRDVHSKEFESILDHLYALIVSSHISK